A single window of Malus sylvestris chromosome 5, drMalSylv7.2, whole genome shotgun sequence DNA harbors:
- the LOC126624460 gene encoding expansin-like A2, with product MSVFICFLFFFLISSATACDRCVKQSKAAFFSKSSALSSGACGYGSLALGFSGGHLAAGVPSLFKGGAGCGACFQIRCKNTTLCTKQGTIVTLTDLNQGSQTDFVLSSRAFAAMAQKGLGQDILRRGIVDVEYKRVPCEYKNQNLSLRVEESSQKPHYLAIKLLYQGGQTEIVGIDVAQVGSSNWSFLSRNHGAIWDTSRVPAGALQFRFVVTAGYDGKTVWAPNVLPVNWKPGMIYDTKVQISDIAQEGCSHCDDGSWK from the exons ATGTCTGTGTTTATttgcttcctcttcttcttcctaatCTCCTCTGCAACCGCTTGTGATCGCTGTGTGAAGCAATCCAAGGCAGCCTTCTTCTCCAAATCCTCTGCACTTTCAT CTGGGGCTTGTGGGTATGGCTCCTTGGCGTTGGGATTTAGTGGCGGACACCTTGCAGCTGGTGTTCCTTCCCTTTTCAAAGGTGGAGCTGGTTGTGGTGCATGCTTTCAG ATAAGATGCAAGAACACAACTCTTTGTACAAAACAAGGGACTATAGTAACTTTGACTGATCTGAACCAAGGCAGCCAAACGGATTTTGTTCTCAGCAGCAGAGCTTTTGCGGCCATGGCTCAAAAGGGTTTGGGCCAAGACATTTTGCGACGTGGCATTGTGGATGTGGAGTATAAGAG GGTACCATGTGAGTACAAGAACCAAAATTTATCCTTACGTGTGGAAGAATCAAGCCAAAAGCCACATTACTTGGCAATCAAACTTTTGTACCAAGGTGGTCAGACAGAAATTGTaggcatagatgttgctcaggTTGGATCTTCAAATTGGAGTTTCCTATCTCGAAACCACGGTGCGATCTGGGACACGAGTAGGGTTCCAGCTGGGGCGCTACAATTCCGGTTTGTGGTGACGGCTGGGTACGATGGGAAGACAGTTTGGGCACCGAATGTGCTTCCCGTTAACTGGAAACCCGGGATGATATATGACACAAAGGTTCAAATCAGTGACATTGCACAAGAGGGTTGCTCTCACTGTGATGATGGGAGCTGGAAATGA